The Chloroflexota bacterium DNA window GGGTTCGGGTGTTACTGGCTACCGGAGTCGGAGAGGTACGGGTGTGTGGATCAGGTCGAAGGCGCGGTACTGGCTGGGGGTCGGCACGGCCAGGAGTTGGAAGGTCTGATCGTGGGGGGTGCCGGCGACGTGCATGTCGTTGCGGGTGAGGGTGGCGAGGTGGCCGAGCAGGTCACCGAAGCTGCGGGCGGGGAGCTCGTCGTCGGTCTGCTGGGTGGTGGCCTTGCGTTCGGCCGCCGCGGAGCGGCGGGCCGGGGCGACCGGGTCGGTGGGGATGGGCGGCGTCTGGTCGGTGAAGGTCAGCGGCGCCCAGGCGGTGCGGAGGTGCCAGACCAGGTAGGCGGCGAGCAGGCACAGGAAGACGTGGCCGCGGACCCGACGCTCGGTGTAGTGCCGGATCGGGCGGAGGTCGAGGTCGATGGTCTTCAGGCTGCGGAAGTCGCGTTCGACCCGGGCCAGGCTCTTGTAGGTGGCGACCACCCGCGCGGCGTCGGCCCGGTCGGCGGGGAGGCTGGTGCGCAGCACGTAGATGCCGTCCAGGGCGGTCTCGGCGGCGATCGAGGGCTCGTCCCGGGCGTAGCCGAAGCTGCCCGGGGCGATCGCCAGCACGAAGTGCTTGGCCATCCTGCGTTTCCCGTCGACCCGGCCGACCCGCCGTCCGATCGCGCCGGCGTCGACGAGCCGGCCGGCCCGCACCGCGGCCACGATCTTGTCCAGGTCGGTCTCGGTGGCGGCGAGCAGCTCGCGGCGTTTGCGGGCCCGCTCCTCGGCCAGCGCCGGGTTGCGGCAGGCGACCAGCCGCTCACCGGGGTAGTCCGGGTGGCTGATCTCGGCGAGGGTGGCCTGATCGAACAGGCTCAGCTGCAGCGGCCCGGTGTCGGCGGCCAGCGCGGCGACGGCGGGCGCACGCAGTGCGGTCACCCAGCCCAGCCCGCCGAGCTCCCGCAGCGCCACGATCCGGGCACTGGTGATCATCCCGCGGTCGCCGACCAGGGTGAGATCGGTCAGCCCGAACCGTTCCCGGACGGTGTCGACCGCGGCGCTGAACGCGGTCGGGTCGGCGGTGTTCCCAGGGAACACCTGCACCGCGACCGGCCGGCCGGCCGGGTCGGTGAGCAGCCCGTACTCGATCTGCGGGTACCCCTTCTTGCCGTCCCGGGAGTACCCGTGGGCGGCCAGTGGGCAGCACCGGCCGGTCACCCACGAACTGGACAGGTCATACAGCGCGGTCCGGGCGGGGTTCGCCGCCGCGGCCAGGTGCCGGCCGGCCAGCGCCGCCTCGACCTCGCCCTGCCGGTCAACCAGCCAGTCCAGCGCGGCGTAGACCTCGTCGGTGCCGGCGTCGGCCACCCCGAGGTCGAGCGCCAGCGTGGTGTCGGCCCACCACCGGGTGGTGGCCAGCTTCGACGCCGGGCGCACCACCCGGGCCACCACCAACGCCAGCGCCAGGTCCCGCAGCCGGCCGGGCGGACCCAGCAGCTCGGGCAGCCGCAGCGCCCGGGCCTGCGCGTGCACCGCCGCGACATGCCCGTGCGGCACCGAGCGGGTCACCGTCAGATCCGCACCGGCGACCAGCAGCTCCTTGCCGGCCAGGCAGGCCCGGACCGCGTCGATCGCCGGGCCGGGCAGCGGTGACAGGTTCGCCAGCGTCTCGTGCTTGACCTTCCCGCCGTCCCGGAAGGTGCGCCGCAGCAGATGCGACACGTACTCCCGGTCCTCCCCGGACTTCGTCCGGTACCGGTTCCTGACTTTGGCTACGTGCATCGCCCC harbors:
- a CDS encoding IS1634 family transposase; protein product: MSHLLRRTFRDGGKVKHETLANLSPLPGPAIDAVRACLAGKELLVAGADLTVTRSVPHGHVAAVHAQARALRLPELLGPPGRLRDLALALVVARVVRPASKLATTRWWADTTLALDLGVADAGTDEVYAALDWLVDRQGEVEAALAGRHLAAAANPARTALYDLSSSWVTGRCCPLAAHGYSRDGKKGYPQIEYGLLTDPAGRPVAVQVFPGNTADPTAFSAAVDTVRERFGLTDLTLVGDRGMITSARIVALRELGGLGWVTALRAPAVAALAADTGPLQLSLFDQATLAEISHPDYPGERLVACRNPALAEERARKRRELLAATETDLDKIVAAVRAGRLVDAGAIGRRVGRVDGKRRMAKHFVLAIAPGSFGYARDEPSIAAETALDGIYVLRTSLPADRADAARVVATYKSLARVERDFRSLKTIDLDLRPIRHYTERRVRGHVFLCLLAAYLVWHLRTAWAPLTFTDQTPPIPTDPVAPARRSAAAERKATTQQTDDELPARSFGDLLGHLATLTRNDMHVAGTPHDQTFQLLAVPTPSQYRAFDLIHTPVPLRLR